One region of Streptomyces davaonensis JCM 4913 genomic DNA includes:
- a CDS encoding TetR/AcrR family transcriptional regulator has translation MRPVTRRQADHHAARSAATVAQVMSALQQLLDAGEAFSEISVQRILEEAKVSRATFYAHFQSKTDVLVRLTNELRESLLALAQEWEPSAGPDRLAQFFEDVVRIHRAHQSVITAVREAAAYDSTVDDFYTADLEGFDENALQSLLSDQAAGLTPTDLDAVAASRIIVWGGAQAIAHHIRVDDGSGDKAFARELAQIWWHGAYRRPSGA, from the coding sequence ATGCGACCAGTGACCCGACGCCAGGCCGACCACCATGCGGCACGCTCGGCCGCGACCGTGGCCCAGGTCATGTCCGCCCTTCAGCAGCTCCTCGATGCGGGCGAGGCCTTCTCCGAGATCAGCGTCCAGCGGATCCTGGAGGAGGCCAAGGTCTCCCGAGCCACGTTCTACGCGCACTTCCAGAGCAAGACCGACGTCCTGGTGCGGCTCACCAATGAGCTACGGGAATCCCTGCTGGCCCTCGCCCAGGAGTGGGAGCCCTCCGCAGGCCCCGACCGGCTCGCCCAGTTCTTCGAGGACGTGGTCCGGATCCACCGCGCACACCAGAGCGTGATCACCGCGGTCCGCGAGGCGGCGGCCTACGACTCCACGGTGGACGACTTCTACACCGCCGACCTCGAAGGCTTCGACGAGAACGCCCTCCAGTCCCTGCTCTCCGACCAAGCCGCGGGCCTGACCCCGACCGACCTCGACGCGGTCGCGGCCAGCCGCATCATCGTCTGGGGCGGCGCCCAGGCGATCGCCCACCACATCCGCGTCGACGACGGCAGCGGCGACAAGGCCTTCGCCCGCGAACTCGCCCAGATCTGGTGGCACGGCGCCTATCGCCGCCCGAGCGGCGCCTGA
- a CDS encoding SDR family NAD(P)-dependent oxidoreductase, with protein MTLTTTPFGMRATAAEVLDGVDLRGRRMIVTGGASGLGVETVRALAGAGAQVTIATRNPEAAKPLLDEFPETRGVALDLADLDSVRAFCDAWSGPLDGIIANAGVMMLPTRQVNAQGWEMQLATNYLGHFGLVLGLHSALKDAEDPRVVVVSSGAQLRAGFDFDDPQFARHPYDPFVAYAQSKTADVLLAVGISRRWAEDGIAANACAPGWIHTNLARHLDKATLQALGAMDSDGNLITPDYYKTPAQGASTAVLLAASPLLKGVTGRYFEDNQESEVVDGGPEVMAGVAKWSVDPAAADRLWDYALPVVR; from the coding sequence ATGACGCTGACCACCACTCCGTTCGGGATGCGCGCCACCGCCGCGGAGGTGCTTGACGGGGTCGATCTGCGCGGACGCCGGATGATCGTCACCGGAGGCGCCTCGGGGCTCGGCGTCGAGACGGTCCGCGCACTCGCCGGCGCCGGAGCGCAGGTGACCATAGCCACGAGGAACCCCGAGGCCGCCAAGCCGCTGCTCGACGAGTTCCCGGAAACGCGGGGCGTCGCGCTGGACCTCGCCGACCTGGATTCCGTCCGTGCCTTCTGCGACGCGTGGAGCGGGCCGCTCGACGGCATCATCGCCAACGCGGGCGTGATGATGCTCCCGACCCGGCAGGTCAACGCGCAGGGCTGGGAGATGCAGCTCGCCACCAACTACCTCGGTCACTTCGGCCTGGTCCTAGGCCTGCACTCCGCCCTCAAGGACGCCGAGGACCCGCGCGTCGTCGTGGTCAGCTCCGGTGCACAGTTGCGCGCGGGTTTCGACTTCGACGACCCGCAGTTCGCACGGCACCCCTACGACCCGTTCGTCGCCTACGCGCAGTCGAAGACCGCCGATGTACTGCTGGCCGTCGGAATCAGCCGCCGTTGGGCCGAGGACGGCATCGCCGCCAACGCCTGCGCGCCGGGCTGGATCCACACCAACCTGGCCCGTCACCTCGACAAGGCCACCCTCCAGGCCCTCGGCGCCATGGACTCGGACGGCAACCTCATCACGCCGGACTACTACAAGACCCCGGCACAGGGTGCCTCCACGGCGGTGCTGCTGGCGGCGTCGCCGCTCCTCAAGGGCGTGACCGGGCGATACTTCGAGGACAACCAGGAGTCCGAGGTCGTGGACGGCGGCCCCGAAGTGATGGCCGGCGTGGCGAAGTGGTCGGTGGACCCCGCGGCCGCCGATCGACTGTGGGACTACGCTCTGCCCGTGGTGCGCTGA
- a CDS encoding discoidin domain-containing protein: MFRPHTHVLTRTRAGTLLLTLLALLASSLTVLAAPTAHAADTLLSQGRTATASSVEGAAFPASAAVDGNLNGTRWASEWRDPQWIQVDLGDRKSLSRVVLTWEAAYGKAYEIQASDNGTDWRTLTSVTDGNGGTDELTVSGSGRYVRMYGTARPGSYGYSLWEFQVYGAAGDDPPSAGGAVKVTGTPGNWQLTVDGRPYTVKGLTWGPSVADAAKYLPDVKSMGANTIRTWGTDGSTKPLLDEAAANGIRVINGFWLQPGGGPGSGGCVNYVTDDAYKSAMLTEFAKWVETYRSHPATLLWNVGNESVLGLQNCYSGEELERQRNAYTTFVNDVAKRIHSIDPDHPVTSTDAWTGAWPYYKRNAPDLDLYAVNAYGDLCGVRQDWEEGGYTKPYIITEGGPAGEWEVPDDANGVPDEPTDVQKRDGYTKAWNCITGHQGVALGATLFHYGTEHDFGGIWFNLRPDGLKRLSYYAVKQAYAGSTAGDNTPPVISNMAVSPAGSAPAGQEFTVRADVRDPDNDTLTHKIFLSANYAGNDKRLVEAQWRSTGNGTFAVTAPQKLGVWKVYLQSEDGHGNAGIETKSVKVVPPPVDGPNLALNRPVTASSYQQEYGDCPCTPAKAADGNMGTRWASDWSDPQWIAVDLGAPTTVSKVQLVWDPAYGKAYEVQVSDDGGNWRTVHATTSGDGDVDGIEFAATTARHVRLHLTQRGTGWGYSLYEFGIYR, encoded by the coding sequence GTGTTCAGACCCCACACCCATGTCCTCACGCGCACCCGCGCCGGGACCCTGCTCCTCACCCTCCTAGCGCTGCTGGCCTCGTCGTTGACCGTTCTGGCGGCCCCGACCGCCCACGCCGCCGACACCCTGCTGTCCCAGGGCAGGACCGCCACCGCCTCCTCCGTCGAAGGGGCCGCCTTCCCCGCTTCCGCCGCCGTGGACGGCAACCTCAACGGCACCAGGTGGGCCAGCGAATGGCGCGATCCGCAGTGGATCCAGGTCGACCTGGGCGACCGCAAGAGCCTCAGCCGCGTGGTGCTGACCTGGGAGGCGGCCTACGGCAAGGCGTACGAGATCCAGGCGTCCGACAACGGCACCGACTGGCGGACCCTGACCTCGGTCACCGACGGAAACGGCGGCACCGACGAGCTGACCGTCTCCGGCTCGGGCCGGTACGTGCGGATGTACGGCACCGCCCGGCCCGGCTCCTACGGCTACTCGCTGTGGGAGTTCCAGGTCTACGGCGCCGCGGGCGATGATCCGCCGTCCGCCGGCGGAGCGGTCAAGGTGACCGGCACACCAGGGAATTGGCAGCTGACCGTGGACGGCCGCCCCTACACCGTCAAGGGTCTCACCTGGGGTCCCTCCGTCGCGGACGCGGCGAAGTACCTGCCGGACGTCAAGTCCATGGGTGCCAACACCATCCGCACCTGGGGCACCGACGGCTCCACCAAGCCGCTGCTCGACGAGGCCGCGGCCAACGGCATCCGCGTCATCAACGGCTTCTGGCTGCAACCGGGCGGTGGTCCCGGCAGCGGCGGCTGCGTCAACTACGTGACGGACGACGCCTACAAGAGCGCGATGCTGACTGAGTTCGCCAAGTGGGTGGAGACGTACCGGAGTCACCCGGCCACGCTGCTGTGGAACGTCGGCAACGAGTCCGTGCTCGGCCTCCAGAACTGCTACAGCGGCGAGGAGTTGGAGCGCCAGCGCAACGCGTACACGACGTTCGTCAACGACGTCGCCAAGCGGATCCACTCGATCGACCCCGACCACCCGGTGACCTCCACCGACGCGTGGACCGGCGCCTGGCCGTACTACAAGCGCAACGCACCCGACCTCGACCTGTACGCGGTGAACGCCTACGGCGACCTCTGCGGTGTCCGTCAGGACTGGGAGGAGGGCGGTTACACCAAGCCCTACATCATCACCGAGGGCGGTCCGGCCGGTGAGTGGGAGGTGCCGGACGACGCCAACGGCGTGCCGGACGAGCCCACCGACGTGCAGAAGCGCGACGGTTACACCAAGGCGTGGAACTGCATCACCGGCCATCAGGGCGTCGCGCTCGGCGCCACGCTCTTCCACTACGGCACCGAACACGACTTCGGCGGCATCTGGTTCAACCTGCGGCCCGACGGGCTGAAGCGGCTGTCGTACTACGCCGTCAAGCAGGCGTACGCGGGCTCCACCGCGGGCGACAACACCCCGCCGGTGATCAGCAACATGGCGGTGTCCCCGGCCGGGTCCGCGCCCGCCGGGCAGGAGTTCACCGTGCGTGCCGACGTCCGCGACCCGGACAACGACACGCTCACGCACAAGATCTTCCTCAGCGCCAACTACGCGGGCAACGACAAGCGCCTCGTCGAAGCCCAGTGGCGCTCCACCGGCAACGGCACCTTCGCCGTCACCGCGCCGCAGAAGCTGGGTGTCTGGAAGGTCTACCTCCAGTCCGAGGACGGACACGGAAACGCCGGCATCGAGACCAAATCGGTCAAGGTCGTTCCGCCGCCCGTCGACGGTCCCAACCTCGCCCTGAACCGCCCCGTCACAGCCTCGTCGTACCAGCAGGAGTACGGCGACTGCCCCTGTACGCCCGCCAAGGCGGCCGACGGGAACATGGGCACCCGTTGGGCCAGCGACTGGAGCGACCCGCAGTGGATCGCCGTCGACCTGGGCGCACCCACCACGGTCAGCAAGGTCCAGCTGGTGTGGGACCCCGCCTACGGCAAGGCCTACGAGGTGCAGGTGTCCGACGACGGCGGCAACTGGCGCACGGTGC
- a CDS encoding glycoside hydrolase family 3 C-terminal domain-containing protein, with translation MTEEELTRLADKLDLRQKVRLLTGATTWRTHAEPVIGLAEMTTSDGPAGVRGEAWDERDTSLLLPSASALGAMWDETLVERLGELLAVEARRKGVDIVLAPTLNLHRSPLGGRHFECFAEDPQLTGRTGAALIRGIQRHGVAATAKHYVANDSETERLTADIQVGERALREVYLAPFEAAVAAGVRAVMTGYNGVNGTTMTQSPLLADPLKSEWGFDGVVVSDWGAVRTTAASARAALDLAMPGPDSPWADALLHVVQDGSVPAEAVDDKVRRLLRLADRMGALGEPPRRNSPEPLAASDAHRLLRRAVAAGSVLLHNHGVLPLDRAELGTVAVIGAHATQPRTQGGGSAGVFPSGVVTPLDGIRRELDGRAQVVHIPGPDLDAPPAPLDATRCRNPRNGAPGVLLRVLDAEGRELHTEHRLSGRQLEPPLPPGAHTVEISALLSTGTGGPWCFGVGGFGRMTLTVNGRDLVDGVFPPLTDDPAVRHVNPPCQYGRTELPAGQDTHIVARRELAPGTGRATLLTAAPPAPDPDAAIAAAVEAARRADAVVVVVGTTEHSESEGYDRTTLALPGRQDDLVPAVCAANARTVVVVNTGSPVELPWRAAAGAVLLTWFPGQEGGTGIADVLFGKAEPGGRLPTTWGATLGEVPVSRTRPENGVLDYAEGLHIGYRAWLRTGREPAYWFGHGLGYTTWAYEDLTVCAAEPGGATVQEPTPPACTVRVRIRNTGRRRGREVVQVYLARPDSRLDRPHRWLAGYASVEADPGDVLTVPVAVPLRAFQHWCEAGGGWRVEPGEWQVLAGRSAGDLPLRGAVDGRDLRMGCEPDS, from the coding sequence ATGACCGAGGAAGAACTCACACGGCTGGCCGACAAGCTGGATCTGCGGCAGAAGGTGCGACTGCTCACCGGCGCCACCACCTGGCGCACGCACGCCGAACCGGTCATCGGCCTGGCCGAGATGACGACCTCCGACGGTCCGGCCGGCGTCCGGGGCGAGGCCTGGGACGAGCGCGACACCTCCCTGCTGCTGCCCTCGGCCTCCGCGCTGGGCGCGATGTGGGACGAGACGCTGGTCGAGCGGCTCGGTGAACTCCTCGCCGTGGAGGCGCGGCGCAAGGGCGTGGACATCGTTCTCGCGCCGACGCTCAACCTGCACCGCTCCCCGCTGGGCGGCCGTCACTTCGAATGCTTCGCCGAGGACCCGCAGCTCACCGGCCGCACGGGGGCCGCCCTGATCCGCGGCATCCAGCGGCACGGCGTCGCGGCCACCGCCAAGCACTACGTGGCCAACGACTCCGAGACCGAGCGGCTGACCGCCGACATCCAGGTCGGCGAACGGGCGCTGCGCGAGGTGTATCTGGCGCCCTTCGAGGCGGCGGTGGCGGCCGGGGTGCGGGCCGTGATGACCGGGTACAACGGCGTCAACGGCACCACGATGACGCAGAGTCCGCTGCTGGCCGACCCGTTGAAGAGCGAGTGGGGCTTCGACGGCGTGGTCGTCTCCGACTGGGGCGCGGTGCGAACCACGGCAGCCAGCGCCCGCGCCGCCCTCGACCTGGCGATGCCAGGACCCGACAGTCCGTGGGCGGACGCCCTATTGCACGTGGTACAGGACGGGTCGGTGCCCGCCGAGGCCGTCGACGACAAGGTCCGCCGACTGCTACGACTCGCCGACCGGATGGGAGCGCTGGGCGAGCCGCCGCGACGGAACTCGCCCGAGCCACTGGCTGCCTCCGACGCCCACCGATTGCTGCGCCGAGCGGTCGCCGCCGGGTCGGTGCTGCTGCACAACCATGGCGTACTCCCGCTGGACCGCGCCGAGTTGGGTACGGTCGCGGTGATCGGCGCGCACGCCACCCAGCCGCGCACCCAGGGTGGCGGCAGCGCGGGGGTCTTCCCGTCCGGCGTGGTGACGCCGCTGGACGGCATCCGCCGCGAACTGGACGGCAGGGCGCAGGTCGTCCACATACCGGGCCCGGACCTCGACGCCCCGCCGGCACCGCTGGACGCGACCCGCTGCCGTAACCCGCGCAACGGTGCCCCCGGGGTGCTGCTCCGTGTGCTTGATGCGGAAGGCCGCGAACTCCACACGGAACATCGCTTGTCCGGCCGCCAGTTGGAACCGCCGCTGCCGCCGGGCGCGCACACAGTCGAGATCAGCGCCCTGCTGTCGACCGGGACCGGCGGCCCGTGGTGCTTCGGTGTCGGCGGGTTCGGCCGTATGACACTCACGGTGAACGGCCGCGACCTCGTGGACGGCGTGTTCCCGCCCCTGACCGACGACCCGGCCGTCCGCCACGTCAACCCACCCTGCCAGTACGGTCGGACAGAGCTCCCGGCCGGACAGGACACGCACATCGTGGCCCGGCGCGAACTCGCCCCCGGCACCGGCCGGGCCACCCTGCTCACCGCCGCCCCGCCCGCCCCCGACCCGGACGCCGCCATCGCCGCCGCAGTCGAAGCGGCACGCCGGGCGGATGCGGTGGTCGTGGTCGTGGGCACCACGGAGCACAGCGAGTCCGAGGGCTACGACCGTACGACGCTGGCGCTGCCGGGCCGCCAGGACGACCTGGTGCCCGCGGTGTGCGCGGCGAATGCGCGCACGGTGGTCGTCGTGAACACCGGCAGCCCCGTGGAACTGCCCTGGCGGGCGGCGGCCGGGGCAGTCCTGCTGACCTGGTTCCCGGGACAGGAGGGCGGAACCGGAATCGCCGACGTACTGTTCGGCAAGGCCGAGCCCGGCGGGCGCCTGCCCACCACCTGGGGCGCCACGCTCGGCGAGGTTCCGGTCAGCCGGACCCGGCCCGAGAACGGGGTGCTCGACTACGCCGAAGGGCTCCACATCGGCTACCGGGCGTGGCTGCGGACCGGCCGCGAACCCGCGTACTGGTTCGGGCACGGACTGGGCTACACGACATGGGCGTACGAGGACCTGACGGTGTGCGCCGCGGAGCCTGGTGGTGCCACCGTCCAGGAACCCACCCCTCCTGCTTGCACCGTCCGCGTCCGGATCCGCAACACGGGCCGCCGCAGGGGCCGCGAGGTGGTCCAGGTGTACTTGGCCCGCCCCGATTCACGACTGGACCGGCCGCATCGTTGGCTCGCGGGGTATGCCTCCGTCGAGGCGGATCCCGGTGACGTGCTCACCGTGCCGGTGGCTGTGCCGCTGCGCGCCTTTCAGCACTGGTGCGAGGCAGGCGGGGGTTGGCGCGTGGAGCCGGGGGAGTGGCAGGTGCTGGCGGGGCGGTCCGCGGGGGATTTGCCGTTGCGTGGGGCGGTGGACGGGCGTGACCTCCGGATGGGGTGTGAGCCGGACAGCTGA